A genomic region of Pseudoalteromonas piscicida contains the following coding sequences:
- a CDS encoding bifunctional tRNA (adenosine(37)-C2)-methyltransferase TrmG/ribosomal RNA large subunit methyltransferase RlmN, translating to MTTIEKKINLLDLNREGMRELFASYGEKPFRADQVMKWIYHFGIDNFDDMSNLNKKLRARLQAECEIKAPEISVKQVASDGTIKYALLLEGGQEVETVWIPEKDRATLCVSSQVGCALECTFCSTAQQGFNRNLKVSEIIGQVWRVATDIGLHKGDSTKRPITNIVMMGMGEPLLNLNNVVPAMELMMDDWAFGLSKRRVTLSTSGVVPALDILKEKIDVALAISLHAPNNPLRDVLVPINKKYPIEEFLAACRRYIDGSKANKDVTIEYVMLQDVNDSTDHAHELVEVLKGTPSKINLIPFNPFPGNEYGRSSNSRIDRFSKVLQAAGLTCIVRRTRGDDIDAACGQLVGDVVDRTKRLAKKKQRDDNAIAVNVSAQ from the coding sequence ATGACCACTATTGAGAAAAAAATTAACTTACTTGATTTAAATCGCGAGGGGATGCGCGAGTTGTTTGCATCATATGGCGAAAAGCCGTTTCGCGCGGATCAGGTGATGAAATGGATTTATCATTTTGGTATCGACAACTTTGATGACATGAGCAATTTGAACAAAAAGTTGCGTGCGCGGTTGCAGGCTGAGTGTGAGATTAAAGCACCTGAAATTTCAGTAAAGCAGGTGGCTTCTGACGGTACCATTAAGTACGCCCTATTGCTTGAAGGCGGCCAAGAAGTTGAAACTGTGTGGATCCCAGAAAAAGACCGAGCAACACTGTGTGTATCTTCTCAGGTTGGTTGTGCTTTGGAATGCACTTTCTGCTCAACGGCACAGCAAGGCTTTAATCGTAACTTAAAAGTGTCTGAGATCATTGGCCAGGTTTGGCGCGTGGCAACCGACATTGGTCTGCATAAAGGCGATAGCACTAAACGTCCAATTACTAACATCGTTATGATGGGGATGGGTGAGCCTCTGTTAAACCTAAATAACGTTGTACCAGCGATGGAGCTGATGATGGACGATTGGGCGTTTGGTTTATCCAAGCGCCGCGTTACGCTAAGTACATCGGGAGTGGTACCAGCGCTTGATATCTTGAAAGAAAAGATTGATGTGGCACTGGCGATTTCGCTACATGCGCCAAACAATCCACTACGTGATGTGCTTGTACCAATCAACAAAAAGTATCCGATTGAAGAGTTCCTTGCAGCATGTCGTCGTTATATCGATGGTTCTAAAGCAAATAAAGACGTCACCATTGAGTACGTGATGCTACAAGACGTTAATGACAGTACAGATCATGCCCATGAATTAGTCGAAGTACTCAAAGGCACGCCGTCAAAAATTAACTTAATCCCATTTAACCCGTTCCCGGGTAATGAATATGGCCGCTCTAGCAACAGCCGCATCGATAGATTTTCTAAGGTGTTACAAGCTGCAGGACTGACGTGTATCGTTCGTCGCACCCGTGGCGATGACATTGACGCTGCATGTGGACAGCTAGTGGGTGATGTTGTGGACAGAACCAAACGTTTAGCTAAGAAAAAGCAGCGTGACGACAACGCCATTGCTGTCAATGTGAGCGCACAATAA
- the pilW gene encoding type IV pilus biogenesis/stability protein PilW, with protein sequence MQSRNYRKTGLAASILAGASLVLSGCVTESSYRSDGRPVAEQQVNNTNAARTRIALALQYLNSGNTTSAKFNLERALQLAPKLAEAHYTLAYYYEQVGEQQRADNAYQAALDIEPDNPDTLNNYGTFLCRVGQYDKASQYFFKAIEVPSYLRVSASYENLALCALKQNEYSLAEEYLQSAIKHNAQQMSSQLALAGLYYARSDFLRAENVLDNVAKRGFISPRNLMLGHLVHMQMGHLQKAQDIATTLVQSYPKSVQAGLILTNNIAASEFERLRNRYREAQLNKLAEASPSHIVANPKIKIKRKKTQPNSTQSFTVDSPVEANNFAPSAKPEVVKSTSLVNVSSDSEARVEFYQPDPSEVTFSPRSREPQVLATTSSSSSSVPLLNRDVAPPQVPFHTVIAGENLFSISVKYDIKMVELMEYNQVRESARLYAGQKVYLNNPNVVHEIAAGDTLLSIADRYGVLIDEIMRWNKLTPDVALQAGHGLLIVDPTNYVL encoded by the coding sequence ATGCAATCGCGAAATTATCGCAAAACAGGATTGGCTGCATCCATTCTCGCAGGCGCGAGTTTAGTTCTGTCAGGTTGTGTGACGGAGAGTAGTTATCGCTCCGACGGGCGTCCTGTGGCCGAACAACAAGTCAATAACACCAATGCCGCAAGAACTCGTATTGCACTGGCACTTCAATATCTCAATTCAGGTAACACTACCTCAGCCAAATTTAATTTAGAGCGGGCATTACAACTAGCGCCAAAACTGGCCGAAGCCCATTATACGTTGGCGTATTATTACGAGCAGGTGGGTGAGCAACAACGTGCTGATAATGCCTATCAGGCGGCTTTGGATATTGAGCCAGATAACCCCGACACGCTAAATAACTATGGCACTTTTCTTTGCCGCGTTGGTCAGTATGACAAAGCGAGCCAATATTTTTTCAAAGCGATAGAGGTACCAAGTTATTTGCGGGTGTCGGCAAGCTATGAAAACTTGGCGCTGTGTGCGCTGAAACAAAATGAGTATTCCCTAGCCGAGGAGTATCTGCAAAGCGCGATTAAGCATAACGCTCAGCAGATGTCGTCGCAACTTGCGCTCGCGGGCCTATACTATGCTCGCAGTGATTTCTTAAGAGCAGAAAATGTACTTGATAATGTTGCCAAGCGTGGATTTATTTCACCAAGAAACTTAATGCTTGGGCATTTAGTACATATGCAAATGGGGCACTTACAGAAGGCGCAAGACATCGCCACGACTTTGGTGCAAAGCTACCCTAAATCTGTTCAAGCAGGGCTCATCTTAACGAATAATATCGCTGCAAGTGAATTTGAACGGTTGCGCAATCGCTACCGAGAAGCGCAGTTAAATAAGCTTGCCGAGGCGTCGCCTAGTCATATTGTAGCGAATCCAAAAATTAAAATTAAACGTAAGAAAACGCAACCGAATTCAACGCAATCATTCACCGTTGATTCACCCGTTGAGGCCAATAATTTTGCGCCTTCGGCAAAACCTGAAGTGGTAAAAAGTACGTCTTTAGTAAACGTTAGCTCGGACTCTGAAGCTCGGGTTGAGTTTTATCAACCGGACCCATCGGAAGTTACATTTAGTCCTCGCTCACGTGAGCCTCAAGTGTTAGCGACTACCTCATCAAGCAGTTCAAGTGTACCGTTATTAAATCGTGACGTTGCGCCTCCTCAGGTACCTTTTCATACTGTGATTGCAGGTGAAAACCTATTTAGTATTTCAGTCAAATACGACATTAAAATGGTTGAATTGATGGAATATAATCAAGTGCGGGAATCTGCAAGATTGTACGCAGGTCAAAAGGTGTATCTTAACAATCCCAATGTCGTGCATGAAATTGCGGCGGGAGATACTTTGCTCAGTATTGCCGATCGATATGGTGTGTTGATCGATGAAATTATGCGATGGAATAAACTCACTCCTGATGTGGCACTGCAAGCAGGCCACGGATTATTAATTGTAGACCCAACAAATTACGTTTTATGA
- a CDS encoding RodZ domain-containing protein, translating to MKEQEAPEQEQPSLGQTLATARQNAGISFAEIESRLKMTHAQLTKLEQDDYQDLGPETFVRGYIKNYAALLGLNPTEVLARYQSPELPPQKKRMQSFSRRTHKEAHDNRLMMVSYIVLAIVLGSSAFWFWQTSSSEQEVVPESPVTQLEAPVENVTTPKIDELALSTEQNNEAAPQSEPQASEAEVSVPVEAKPQAAKRDPALSTVVMHFNEESWVEMFDATQERVAFGVKKAGYTMTVEGKAPFSVILGKHQAVEVTLDGKPVSLPAFTKNRLAKFNLPLTE from the coding sequence ATGAAAGAGCAGGAAGCACCTGAACAAGAGCAGCCTTCACTCGGGCAAACTTTAGCAACGGCAAGACAAAATGCCGGGATCAGCTTTGCTGAAATTGAATCGCGCTTAAAGATGACCCATGCCCAACTTACCAAGCTCGAGCAGGATGACTATCAAGACCTAGGGCCTGAAACCTTTGTGCGTGGCTATATTAAAAATTACGCCGCGTTACTGGGGCTGAATCCGACGGAAGTACTGGCTAGATATCAATCTCCAGAATTGCCACCACAGAAAAAGCGGATGCAAAGCTTTTCTCGCCGCACTCATAAAGAAGCCCACGACAATCGCCTAATGATGGTGAGCTACATTGTGCTGGCTATCGTGCTGGGGTCGTCGGCATTTTGGTTTTGGCAGACCAGTAGCTCAGAACAAGAAGTGGTGCCCGAATCGCCGGTCACTCAGCTTGAGGCGCCAGTTGAAAATGTCACAACACCAAAGATTGATGAGTTAGCATTATCTACTGAGCAAAATAATGAGGCAGCCCCGCAAAGTGAGCCGCAAGCGAGCGAAGCGGAGGTTTCAGTGCCTGTTGAAGCGAAACCACAAGCGGCAAAACGAGACCCTGCATTGAGCACGGTAGTCATGCATTTCAACGAAGAAAGTTGGGTTGAAATGTTTGATGCAACACAAGAACGTGTTGCATTTGGTGTTAAAAAAGCGGGATATACCATGACAGTTGAAGGTAAGGCCCCTTTTTCTGTTATACTCGGCAAGCATCAGGCCGTAGAGGTCACGCTTGACGGTAAACCAGTGTCATTGCCTGCGTTTACTAAGAACCGTCTAGCTAAATTCAATTTACCGTTAACAGAGTAG
- the ispG gene encoding flavodoxin-dependent (E)-4-hydroxy-3-methylbut-2-enyl-diphosphate synthase, which translates to MFSEPPIKRRKSTRIYVGNVPIGDGAPIAVQSMTNTNTLDVDATVAQIRAIQDAGADIVRVSVPTMDAAEAFKSIKEQVDIPLVTDIHFDYRIALQVAKYGADCLRINPGNIGSEDRIRAVIDAAGEHNIPIRIGVNGGSLERDLQEKYGEPTPEALLESAMRHVEILQRHNFDQFKVSVKASDVFLAVGAYRLLAKEIDQPLHLGITEAGGFRAGSVKSAVGLGMLLAEGIGDTLRVSLAADPVQEIKVGFDILKSLRIRSRGINFIACPSCSRQEFDVVNTMNQLEERLEDIVTPISVSVIGCVVNGPGEALVSDLGLAGANRRSGLYINGERQKTRIDNDDIVAQLESQIREYVEKKESEEKIDVKIID; encoded by the coding sequence ATGTTTTCAGAACCACCTATAAAGCGTAGAAAATCAACAAGGATCTATGTCGGTAATGTGCCTATTGGTGATGGCGCACCGATAGCTGTACAGTCTATGACGAATACCAATACTCTAGATGTTGATGCGACGGTGGCACAAATTAGAGCTATCCAAGACGCCGGAGCGGATATTGTCCGTGTTTCTGTGCCGACAATGGATGCAGCTGAAGCATTCAAAAGCATTAAAGAGCAAGTGGATATTCCACTCGTCACGGATATTCACTTCGATTATCGTATTGCATTACAAGTGGCTAAGTATGGCGCCGACTGCTTGCGGATAAACCCTGGGAATATTGGCAGTGAAGATCGTATTCGTGCAGTGATTGACGCGGCGGGTGAGCACAACATTCCAATTCGTATTGGCGTGAATGGCGGCTCACTAGAGCGCGATTTGCAAGAAAAGTATGGTGAACCAACACCTGAGGCCTTGCTTGAGTCTGCGATGCGACATGTCGAAATTCTTCAGCGCCATAACTTTGATCAGTTTAAAGTCTCGGTAAAAGCTTCCGACGTGTTTTTGGCCGTTGGCGCTTATCGTTTATTGGCAAAAGAAATTGATCAACCTCTGCACCTTGGGATCACCGAGGCGGGTGGTTTTAGAGCCGGTTCGGTTAAATCGGCAGTTGGTCTAGGGATGTTACTTGCTGAAGGGATTGGTGATACATTACGTGTTTCACTTGCGGCCGATCCGGTGCAAGAAATCAAAGTGGGTTTTGATATTCTAAAGTCACTGCGAATTCGTTCGCGCGGCATCAATTTTATTGCTTGCCCAAGTTGTTCACGCCAAGAGTTTGATGTAGTGAATACAATGAATCAGCTGGAAGAGCGATTAGAAGATATCGTCACACCAATTTCGGTGTCTGTGATTGGCTGCGTGGTAAATGGTCCTGGTGAAGCACTTGTCAGTGACTTGGGCCTTGCTGGCGCAAATCGTCGCTCAGGTCTTTATATCAATGGCGAGCGCCAAAAAACACGGATTGATAATGATGATATCGTCGCTCAATTAGAGTCTCAGATCCGAGAATATGTAGAGAAAAAAGAAAGTGAAGAAAAAATCGATGTAAAAATCATCGACTGA
- the hisS gene encoding histidine--tRNA ligase, which yields MTKQLQAIRGMNDCLPGDTQVWQKVESVLRETVAAFGYQEIRFPIVESTDLFKRSIGEVTDIVEKEMYTFDDRNGDSLTLRPEGTAVCVRAGNQNGLLYNQEQRLWYMGPMFRHERPQKGRYRQFHQFGVETFGMATPDIDAEVILMTARLWQQFGIQDHVKLELNSLGSNEARAEYRDALIAYLEQHKEALDEDSLRRMYSNPLRVLDSKNPEVQAVLVDAPKLSEHLDQESREHFANLCERLDAAGVEYQVNEKLVRGLDYYNRTVFEWVTTSLGSQGTVCAGGRYDGLVEQLGGKATPAVGFAMGIERLVLMLQTLECVGDIRRNADVYVVAMGDKAAIQAPVVAQQLRDDIAGLRVMVHCGGGNFKKQFKRADKSDAVIALVLGEDELAEGKVTVKYLREEKEQITLPLAEVKTLLAELVS from the coding sequence GTGACTAAACAACTTCAGGCAATCCGTGGAATGAATGATTGTCTGCCAGGTGACACGCAAGTCTGGCAGAAAGTAGAATCGGTATTAAGAGAGACTGTAGCGGCATTTGGCTACCAAGAGATCCGTTTTCCAATCGTTGAGTCGACCGATCTGTTTAAACGCTCTATCGGTGAAGTGACCGATATCGTTGAAAAAGAGATGTATACCTTTGATGACCGCAATGGCGATAGCTTAACGCTACGTCCGGAAGGTACTGCTGTGTGCGTACGAGCGGGAAATCAAAATGGTTTGTTATACAACCAAGAGCAACGCCTTTGGTACATGGGGCCGATGTTCCGCCACGAAAGACCGCAAAAAGGCCGTTACCGTCAATTCCATCAATTTGGTGTTGAAACTTTTGGTATGGCAACACCAGATATTGATGCTGAAGTGATCCTAATGACGGCGCGCTTATGGCAGCAATTTGGTATTCAAGACCATGTAAAGCTTGAGCTCAATTCTTTGGGGTCAAATGAAGCGCGTGCTGAATATCGCGATGCTCTGATTGCATATCTGGAGCAACACAAAGAAGCGCTTGACGAAGACAGTTTGCGCCGTATGTATAGCAACCCACTGCGCGTGTTAGATAGCAAAAACCCAGAGGTGCAAGCTGTACTTGTTGATGCACCTAAGCTTTCTGAACACTTAGATCAGGAATCACGCGAACATTTTGCTAATTTGTGTGAACGTTTAGACGCAGCTGGCGTCGAATACCAAGTTAATGAAAAACTGGTACGAGGCCTAGATTACTACAACCGCACTGTATTTGAGTGGGTGACAACAAGCTTAGGTTCTCAAGGTACAGTATGTGCTGGCGGTCGCTACGATGGCTTGGTTGAGCAGCTTGGCGGCAAAGCAACGCCAGCCGTTGGTTTTGCTATGGGTATCGAGCGTTTAGTGTTGATGCTACAAACGCTGGAATGTGTGGGTGATATTCGTCGCAATGCTGACGTATATGTAGTTGCGATGGGTGACAAAGCGGCTATTCAAGCCCCTGTGGTTGCACAGCAATTACGAGATGATATTGCTGGCCTTCGCGTGATGGTTCATTGTGGCGGTGGCAACTTCAAGAAACAATTTAAACGTGCAGATAAAAGCGATGCTGTTATTGCGCTAGTGCTAGGCGAAGATGAACTCGCTGAAGGCAAAGTGACAGTGAAGTATCTGCGTGAAGAGAAAGAACAAATCACCTTACCACTTGCAGAAGTAAAAACGCTGTTAGCAGAGCTGGTAAGCTAA
- a CDS encoding YfgM family protein: MEIYSTEEQQAEAIKRFFRENGTTIVVGAVLGLGGLYGWKAYNQSQIDSAEAASEAYTQVVESDDILAKSDAFVAANADSNYAVLAAFVAAKEAIDKDDLKLAAEKLTWAADNVANAELKATALLRLARVQASQSQYEQALATLAKPMPEAFKAQLAEIQGDIYLAQGDKDKARSAYQSALEAAEGNSNPMLQIKLDDLAQKTTV, translated from the coding sequence ATGGAAATTTATTCAACAGAAGAACAACAAGCAGAAGCAATAAAACGATTTTTCCGTGAAAATGGTACAACGATTGTGGTCGGTGCCGTGCTTGGTTTAGGTGGTCTGTATGGCTGGAAAGCGTATAACCAAAGCCAGATCGATAGCGCAGAAGCGGCATCGGAAGCATACACTCAGGTTGTTGAAAGTGACGATATACTAGCAAAAAGCGACGCCTTTGTTGCTGCAAATGCAGATTCTAACTACGCCGTGTTAGCGGCTTTCGTTGCTGCTAAAGAGGCAATTGACAAAGATGATCTTAAGCTAGCTGCCGAGAAGCTAACTTGGGCGGCTGACAATGTTGCCAACGCTGAACTAAAAGCAACGGCTTTATTAAGACTTGCACGTGTACAAGCGTCTCAGTCTCAATACGAACAAGCACTTGCAACACTGGCTAAGCCTATGCCAGAAGCGTTTAAGGCACAGCTTGCTGAGATCCAAGGTGATATTTACCTTGCTCAAGGCGATAAAGATAAAGCACGTAGTGCTTATCAATCGGCATTAGAAGCGGCGGAAGGCAATAGCAACCCTATGCTGCAAATTAAACTGGATGATCTTGCACAAAAGACAACGGTTTAA
- the bamB gene encoding outer membrane protein assembly factor BamB: MKKLTMASLALCVAALTAGCSSSDDEEELKLPEINNQFDATVVWQEGIGDGVEHYFSRLSPVSYQNTVFAAAREGIVTAFDTETGKEKWRVDVRENKNFWPWEDNDSAKLSGGITQAYGKLYVGSEHGQVFALDRETGEIVWRKSVPGEALSAPAAGDGLLYVNLGSGKLVALHPDTGEERWHYEQEVPALTLRGLSSPTSANGGVLVGEESGKLTALIAENGFTAWSSDVAIAKGASEFERLVDVDTKPVVSGAYVYSIAYNGKLVAIDVRSGNVVWDREYSSYRDLTLDLDVIYLVDSDGVLYALDKNSGIERWTQPALRGWYLTAPTVAGNYVVVGDQEGNLHWLDKSSGELVSRTEFDSSGFFVEPIVVDGKVFVYTRDGELSAVQIPQ, encoded by the coding sequence ATGAAGAAGTTAACGATGGCCTCATTGGCTTTATGTGTTGCAGCACTCACCGCTGGTTGTTCTTCTAGTGATGATGAAGAAGAGTTAAAACTCCCTGAGATCAACAATCAATTCGACGCCACTGTTGTTTGGCAAGAAGGGATTGGTGACGGGGTTGAGCACTACTTTTCGCGCTTATCTCCTGTAAGCTACCAGAACACTGTTTTTGCCGCTGCCCGTGAAGGTATAGTGACAGCGTTTGATACTGAAACAGGTAAAGAAAAGTGGCGAGTTGATGTTCGTGAGAATAAGAACTTTTGGCCATGGGAAGACAATGACAGTGCGAAGCTGTCAGGTGGGATCACACAAGCTTATGGCAAACTGTATGTTGGCTCTGAGCACGGACAGGTTTTTGCGCTTGACCGTGAAACCGGCGAAATAGTTTGGCGTAAGTCGGTACCGGGTGAAGCGCTTTCTGCGCCAGCTGCAGGCGATGGTCTTCTTTACGTTAACTTAGGTTCTGGCAAGCTGGTTGCGCTACACCCTGATACAGGTGAAGAGCGCTGGCACTATGAGCAAGAAGTCCCTGCGCTGACATTACGAGGCCTAAGCTCACCGACCAGCGCGAATGGTGGCGTATTAGTTGGCGAAGAAAGTGGTAAGTTAACAGCACTTATCGCTGAAAACGGTTTTACCGCATGGAGCTCGGATGTTGCAATTGCAAAAGGGGCCTCTGAGTTTGAACGTTTAGTTGATGTTGATACTAAACCCGTTGTAAGCGGCGCATATGTGTATTCTATCGCCTATAATGGTAAACTAGTCGCCATTGATGTGCGCAGCGGCAATGTGGTGTGGGATCGTGAGTACAGTAGTTACCGAGACCTCACACTCGATCTTGACGTAATTTATTTGGTTGATAGCGATGGCGTACTGTACGCACTAGACAAAAACTCAGGTATTGAACGTTGGACACAACCAGCTCTGCGCGGTTGGTATTTAACCGCTCCAACGGTTGCTGGCAACTACGTAGTGGTTGGCGATCAGGAAGGTAACTTACACTGGCTAGATAAGAGCTCTGGTGAGTTGGTATCGCGTACTGAGTTTGATAGTTCAGGTTTTTTCGTCGAACCGATTGTGGTTGATGGCAAAGTATTTGTTTACACGCGTGATGGTGAGCTTAGCGCAGTTCAAATTCCGCAGTAA
- the der gene encoding ribosome biogenesis GTPase Der, which produces MLPVIALVGRPNVGKSTLFNRLTRTRDALVADFPGLTRDRKYGQANYEGYEFIVVDTGGIDGSEEGIETEMAEQSLLAIEEADIVLFLVDARAGMTVADQAIAQHLRKQQKNCFVVANKTDGIDADSNCAEFYQLALGDVQQIAAAHGRGVTQLLELTLQPIIAELTAQDEELENDDEDIAELYLEGEEAEDGKTGFEDKPVKLAIIGRPNVGKSTLTNRILGEDRVIVYDMPGTTRDSIYIPMTRNDKEYVLIDTAGVRKRKKVSDVVEKFSVIKTLQAIEDANVVLLVVDAREGISDQDLSLLGFALNAGRSLVIAVNKWDGLDDYVKERIKTELDRRLGFVDFARLHFISALHGTGVGHLFESIDEAYESATKRVSTAMLRRIMDMAQADHQPPLVRGRRVKLKYAHAGGYNPPRIVIHGNMVHELPDSYKRYLMNYYRKALNVMGTPIKIEFREGDNPYAGRSNKMTLSQKRKLRAFAKENRNKS; this is translated from the coding sequence ATGCTTCCTGTGATCGCTCTGGTTGGGCGACCTAATGTGGGTAAATCCACACTGTTTAATCGTTTAACACGTACTCGTGACGCGTTAGTTGCTGACTTTCCGGGTCTGACTCGCGACCGTAAATACGGCCAAGCAAACTATGAAGGCTACGAGTTTATTGTGGTAGACACGGGTGGTATCGATGGCTCTGAAGAAGGCATTGAAACTGAAATGGCCGAGCAGTCGCTGCTTGCAATTGAAGAAGCGGATATTGTGCTATTTTTGGTGGATGCGCGCGCAGGTATGACGGTTGCTGATCAAGCTATCGCGCAGCACCTTCGTAAACAACAGAAGAATTGCTTTGTTGTCGCCAATAAAACGGATGGCATTGATGCTGACTCCAATTGTGCTGAGTTTTATCAGCTAGCGCTCGGTGACGTTCAACAGATCGCCGCCGCGCACGGTCGTGGTGTTACTCAATTATTAGAGTTGACGCTACAACCGATTATCGCTGAGCTTACGGCTCAAGATGAAGAGCTTGAGAATGACGATGAAGATATCGCTGAGCTTTACCTTGAAGGTGAAGAAGCCGAAGACGGCAAAACAGGTTTTGAAGACAAGCCTGTTAAACTCGCGATTATCGGTCGTCCAAATGTAGGTAAGTCAACACTAACTAACCGTATTTTAGGTGAAGACCGCGTTATCGTTTACGATATGCCGGGTACGACGCGTGACTCAATTTACATTCCGATGACGCGCAATGATAAAGAGTACGTGTTAATCGACACCGCCGGTGTACGTAAGCGTAAGAAAGTCAGCGATGTCGTAGAGAAATTCTCGGTTATCAAAACACTACAAGCGATTGAAGATGCCAACGTGGTATTGCTCGTTGTAGACGCGCGCGAGGGGATCTCAGATCAAGACTTGAGCCTACTTGGTTTTGCGCTAAATGCGGGTCGCTCGTTGGTTATTGCGGTAAACAAATGGGATGGTCTTGATGATTATGTCAAAGAGCGTATCAAAACTGAGCTAGACAGACGACTGGGCTTTGTTGATTTTGCTCGTCTGCACTTTATCAGCGCATTACATGGTACAGGTGTTGGTCACTTGTTTGAGTCGATTGACGAAGCTTATGAATCCGCGACTAAGCGAGTAAGTACGGCAATGTTACGTCGTATTATGGATATGGCTCAAGCGGATCACCAGCCACCACTAGTTCGTGGACGCCGTGTGAAGCTTAAGTACGCACACGCAGGTGGTTATAACCCGCCGCGTATTGTTATCCACGGCAATATGGTGCACGAACTGCCAGATAGCTATAAGCGCTATTTGATGAACTACTATCGTAAAGCGCTTAATGTAATGGGTACGCCGATTAAGATTGAATTCCGCGAAGGGGATAACCCGTACGCTGGTCGTTCAAACAAAATGACGTTATCGCAAAAGCGTAAGCTTCGCGCATTCGCAAAAGAAAATCGCAATAAGTCGTAA
- a CDS encoding VOC family protein: MFAKTVIYVESVEEVLDFYYQAFGLSTFDMTDEGDYGELDTGEVKLAFASHPLAQSQFRQDYIRCHPKQPALGFEITISCENVPECYDKAVAAGAEPLSSPNQKGRVTQAYVRAIEGTLIALVSKPGE, from the coding sequence GTGTTTGCTAAAACGGTGATTTATGTAGAAAGTGTTGAGGAAGTGCTGGATTTTTACTATCAAGCATTTGGCTTGAGCACTTTTGATATGACCGATGAAGGGGATTATGGTGAGTTAGACACAGGAGAAGTGAAACTCGCCTTTGCCAGTCACCCATTAGCCCAATCACAGTTTAGGCAAGACTATATTCGTTGCCATCCTAAACAGCCTGCACTTGGGTTTGAAATTACCATCAGCTGTGAAAATGTCCCTGAATGCTATGATAAGGCGGTAGCCGCTGGGGCAGAGCCATTAAGCTCACCAAACCAAAAGGGCAGAGTAACACAAGCTTATGTAAGAGCCATTGAAGGGACTTTAATTGCTTTGGTGTCAAAGCCGGGTGAATAG
- a CDS encoding DUF2750 domain-containing protein — MNEEEIGSEVSEFIEQVKNTESVWALSSDDGGMVVVDSNQFDETDVLLLWDSEEKAQAQCRDEWSEFSPMSIDVESFLDEWVLDLKEDDALVGLNWNDDNVCVEIEPVGLARLLVDIE; from the coding sequence ATGAATGAAGAAGAAATTGGCTCAGAAGTCAGTGAGTTTATTGAGCAAGTAAAAAATACTGAAAGCGTTTGGGCACTTAGCTCTGATGACGGTGGCATGGTTGTGGTTGACTCTAACCAGTTTGACGAGACAGATGTGTTATTGCTGTGGGATAGTGAAGAAAAAGCGCAAGCTCAATGTCGCGACGAGTGGAGTGAGTTTTCACCGATGAGTATTGATGTTGAAAGTTTTCTTGACGAATGGGTACTCGACCTAAAAGAAGATGATGCACTCGTTGGTCTAAACTGGAATGATGACAACGTTTGTGTTGAAATCGAGCCCGTTGGTCTTGCTAGACTACTTGTCGATATCGAATAA
- a CDS encoding peptidylprolyl isomerase: MAIASARHILVDSEAQCMELKERIAAGEDFAEIAKQYSNCPSGQDGGALGEFGPGMMVPEFDKVVFSAPINQVQGPVQTQFGFHLLEVTSRSD; this comes from the coding sequence ATGGCAATCGCTAGTGCAAGACACATCCTAGTAGATAGTGAAGCGCAATGCATGGAGCTCAAAGAACGCATTGCAGCAGGGGAAGATTTCGCAGAAATCGCAAAGCAGTACTCCAATTGCCCGTCGGGCCAAGATGGTGGTGCGCTAGGTGAGTTCGGACCAGGCATGATGGTGCCTGAATTCGATAAAGTGGTTTTTTCAGCCCCAATCAATCAAGTACAAGGGCCAGTGCAAACGCAGTTTGGTTTTCACTTGCTTGAGGTAACCAGTCGTAGCGATTAA